In the genome of Fulvivirga maritima, one region contains:
- a CDS encoding uridine kinase family protein, which yields MIIGIGGLSRAGKTTLSKNLAEHLGVESTHLFHQDDYVKSESEVPLINGRLDWDHPEAMDYEGLIQAIKNVDSGNVIVEGILVFFNSELKNMFDKKILMEVEKSTFLARKRVDNRWGPEPEWFIEHIWESYQQFGRPQDMNDYILIKENEHFDLTQICN from the coding sequence ATGATTATCGGAATCGGTGGATTAAGCAGAGCCGGAAAAACTACTCTTTCCAAAAATCTGGCTGAGCATTTGGGTGTAGAAAGCACCCATCTCTTTCATCAAGATGATTATGTGAAATCTGAAAGTGAAGTTCCACTTATCAACGGTCGTTTGGATTGGGATCATCCGGAAGCCATGGATTATGAAGGCCTTATACAGGCCATAAAAAATGTTGACTCTGGTAATGTTATAGTAGAGGGCATTCTCGTGTTCTTTAATTCCGAGCTCAAAAACATGTTTGATAAGAAAATTCTTATGGAAGTGGAGAAATCCACATTTTTAGCTCGAAAACGTGTGGATAACCGCTGGGGACCCGAACCAGAGTGGTTTATTGAGCATATTTGGGAAAGTTATCAACAATTTGGCCGACCACAGGATATGAATGATTACATTTTGATTAAAGAAAATGAGCATTTCGATTTAACTCAAATCTGCAATTAA
- a CDS encoding D-2-hydroxyacid dehydrogenase → MNIVVLDSFTINAFTEYWEPFKDLGSLTLYEKSHQDEIVERAKNADAVILNKCRMTGVIIEQLPQLKYIGLTGTGFDHVDLVAAKKHNVTVTNAPGYGVVSIAQHTFGLLLQLTNRITAEHKNLEWVRDTNFSYYTNPMVELHGKTIGILGWGATGKEVAKIASGFGMQVLIHSKHATETSIGTLVNIEKLFSESDVVSIHVSLKQETTNLVNESLLKLMKPSAYLINTSRGAVINEKDLVKALNQNQLAGAGLDVLTQEPPTENDPLLTAKNCIITPHISWMTAEAQHRLQEIVLNNLKLFMSGNPIHVVS, encoded by the coding sequence ATGAATATTGTAGTTTTAGATAGCTTTACCATTAATGCCTTTACGGAATATTGGGAGCCTTTTAAAGATTTAGGAAGTCTTACCCTTTATGAAAAATCACATCAGGATGAGATAGTGGAACGTGCCAAAAATGCTGATGCCGTAATTCTTAACAAATGTAGAATGACAGGTGTAATTATAGAGCAACTTCCTCAGTTGAAATATATTGGCCTTACCGGCACAGGCTTTGATCATGTAGATTTAGTAGCAGCAAAAAAGCATAATGTTACAGTTACTAATGCTCCGGGCTATGGTGTAGTATCCATTGCTCAGCATACTTTTGGTTTATTACTACAGCTCACTAACCGAATTACCGCCGAGCACAAAAACCTGGAATGGGTGCGCGATACTAACTTTAGTTATTACACTAATCCTATGGTAGAGTTGCACGGCAAGACCATAGGAATACTTGGCTGGGGCGCCACGGGAAAAGAAGTAGCAAAAATTGCCAGTGGTTTTGGTATGCAAGTGCTCATTCATTCAAAACATGCAACGGAAACCAGTATTGGTACTCTGGTAAATATTGAAAAATTGTTTAGCGAAAGCGATGTGGTGTCCATACATGTATCTCTAAAACAAGAGACTACAAATTTGGTCAATGAAAGTTTACTAAAGTTAATGAAACCTTCGGCCTATCTTATCAACACTAGCCGGGGGGCAGTAATAAATGAAAAGGATCTGGTAAAAGCGCTTAACCAAAATCAATTAGCCGGAGCCGGTTTAGATGTGCTTACCCAAGAACCACCTACTGAAAATGATCCTTTGCTTACCGCGAAAAATTGTATAATCACCCCTCATATTAGTTGGATGACTGCAGAAGCACAACATCGATTACAAGAAATAGTACTTAACAACCTGAAACTATTTATGAGTGGAAATCCTATTCATGTGGTGAGTTAA
- a CDS encoding CPXCG motif-containing cysteine-rich protein, with protein sequence MLEQEHFFTCPYCGETISMFLDVSVRKQQYIEDCEVCCNPIQINYEFENEIIISFSARSIEQ encoded by the coding sequence ATGCTCGAACAAGAACATTTTTTCACTTGCCCTTACTGTGGAGAAACCATTTCTATGTTTCTGGATGTTTCAGTGAGAAAGCAACAGTACATTGAAGATTGTGAAGTGTGTTGCAATCCTATTCAGATTAATTACGAATTTGAAAATGAAATTATTATTTCATTTTCTGCCCGCTCTATAGAGCAATAG
- a CDS encoding YkgJ family cysteine cluster protein, whose translation MSIYRKVQAVERVFSNLEKELAAFKNATGLHCISGCGLCCKKPDISASPLEFLPLAYSLFKEDLAYQWLEELQASGSEPICKIFRPLLTDGDTGFCSNYKYRGLICRLFGYSAMLDKQGTPQLVTCKTIKTELPQAVLTAQQHIAEGKKTPVMRNYYFQLRSIDSELGQNLMPINQAILEALKIVLSYYAYRKPRRA comes from the coding sequence ATGTCAATTTATCGTAAAGTTCAGGCTGTAGAACGGGTTTTCTCCAACCTGGAAAAGGAACTGGCTGCCTTTAAAAATGCTACCGGACTGCACTGTATTTCAGGTTGCGGACTGTGTTGCAAAAAGCCAGATATTTCAGCTAGTCCGCTGGAGTTTTTACCATTGGCCTATTCACTTTTTAAAGAAGATCTGGCTTACCAATGGCTGGAAGAATTACAAGCTTCTGGCAGTGAACCTATTTGCAAAATTTTCAGACCACTGCTAACGGATGGTGATACCGGTTTTTGTAGTAATTATAAATACCGTGGCCTTATTTGCAGGCTTTTTGGTTATTCTGCCATGCTAGATAAACAAGGCACACCGCAATTAGTAACGTGCAAAACTATAAAAACGGAGCTACCACAGGCAGTACTAACTGCTCAGCAACATATTGCGGAAGGGAAAAAAACACCTGTAATGCGCAATTATTATTTTCAGCTTAGATCTATTGACTCTGAATTAGGGCAAAATTTAATGCCTATAAACCAAGCCATTTTGGAAGCGCTGAAAATAGTACTTAGCTACTATGCTTACCGCAAACCCAGAAGAGCATAA
- a CDS encoding rhomboid family intramembrane serine protease has protein sequence MILTSRSGKPIPVFTSIIIAINVLVFIAQWLLEDDQSNIITMISWGANFSPYTLGSDWWRIFTSAFLHFGALHLVMNMVALYSLGRAVEVQTGSLIFCVVYIISALFAGVASLFWNLYVVSAGASGAIFGLYGFEIAIMVLIHWRNRQKLRAIIVQFVIYIVIITLMGNAFHFDNAAHFGGMIAGIILALFYAYSMYRRKINYFWITGVTLTFLGFAYFMLLPRAKKEYFDVFQQLVKTERQSNNIMNGEYASDAVFIKDLKEFYPHWDSLLWKMDSLTNLPTALMGDYDQIKTYSHSKASEMDFMIKMIEKESYVYFDSLDIIRSKMNLDLEYPLAMESVADEVPETTNLPVPQSCGSMTRQYYDSNWHETMAMNASYYRLGYQDSLGKWNGPVRDYFLDGGIQMKGTYKNDLKNGVFLYYTKDSTYSAAGRYDNEERIGKWEEFHENGKMAQEVRYSDRAYLINAWDENQKPQVENGFGNIVKQYENGTVASYKHFSDGLQDSVSYGFYENGEPYFKEYYESGRLMKGIAYDKKGQLFNYDFSTYIPHPEGGREQFQTYVEKSLLQYPHLQGKGTVALIFDIDTEGKIYNVRIYKSDDADLHVTAINILKGGPRWIPAKEHGIHSVISQGYQTINF, from the coding sequence ATGATACTTACTTCTCGCTCCGGAAAGCCCATACCAGTATTTACCAGCATAATTATAGCCATTAATGTACTTGTGTTTATAGCACAATGGCTTCTGGAGGATGATCAAAGTAACATTATCACTATGATTTCATGGGGCGCTAATTTTTCTCCTTACACTTTAGGTAGTGACTGGTGGCGCATATTTACCAGTGCTTTTCTTCATTTCGGAGCTTTGCATCTGGTTATGAATATGGTGGCTTTGTACAGTTTGGGCAGAGCAGTAGAAGTGCAAACGGGTAGTTTAATTTTTTGCGTAGTCTATATTATTAGTGCTCTATTTGCTGGCGTAGCCAGCCTTTTTTGGAATTTGTACGTGGTGAGTGCCGGTGCCAGTGGTGCCATATTTGGTCTCTATGGTTTTGAAATTGCTATCATGGTTTTAATCCATTGGAGAAATAGACAAAAGCTGCGAGCAATTATTGTGCAGTTTGTTATCTACATAGTTATCATCACTCTGATGGGCAACGCGTTTCATTTTGATAATGCCGCTCATTTCGGTGGTATGATAGCCGGTATTATTTTGGCCCTGTTTTATGCTTACAGCATGTACCGCAGAAAAATCAATTATTTCTGGATTACCGGAGTAACATTAACATTCCTTGGTTTTGCTTATTTCATGTTGTTGCCAAGAGCCAAAAAAGAATATTTTGATGTTTTTCAACAATTAGTAAAAACCGAGAGGCAGAGTAACAATATCATGAATGGCGAATATGCTTCTGATGCGGTTTTTATTAAAGACTTAAAAGAGTTTTATCCACATTGGGACAGCCTGTTGTGGAAAATGGATAGTCTTACCAACTTACCCACTGCACTTATGGGTGATTATGATCAGATAAAAACCTATAGTCATAGCAAAGCCAGCGAGATGGATTTTATGATTAAAATGATTGAAAAAGAATCATACGTGTATTTCGACAGTCTTGACATCATCCGATCAAAAATGAATCTGGATCTTGAATACCCTTTGGCTATGGAGTCAGTGGCTGATGAAGTTCCGGAAACTACTAACTTACCAGTACCTCAATCTTGTGGCAGCATGACAAGGCAGTATTATGACAGTAACTGGCATGAGACTATGGCCATGAATGCCAGTTATTATAGACTAGGTTATCAAGATAGTTTAGGAAAATGGAACGGACCGGTAAGAGATTATTTTCTTGATGGTGGCATACAGATGAAAGGTACTTATAAAAATGATTTGAAAAATGGCGTTTTCCTTTATTATACTAAAGACAGCACTTACTCTGCCGCGGGTCGATATGATAATGAAGAGCGAATAGGCAAATGGGAAGAATTCCATGAAAATGGTAAAATGGCTCAAGAAGTTAGATATTCTGACCGTGCCTATCTAATCAATGCCTGGGATGAAAATCAAAAACCTCAGGTAGAGAACGGATTTGGAAATATTGTAAAGCAATATGAAAACGGAACCGTTGCCTCCTACAAACATTTTAGTGATGGACTTCAAGATAGTGTTAGCTACGGTTTTTATGAAAATGGTGAACCCTATTTCAAAGAATATTATGAAAGTGGCCGATTAATGAAAGGAATCGCATATGACAAAAAAGGTCAACTTTTTAATTATGATTTCAGCACTTACATACCACATCCGGAAGGAGGAAGGGAACAGTTTCAAACCTATGTAGAAAAATCATTATTACAGTATCCTCATTTGCAAGGTAAAGGAACTGTAGCCTTAATTTTTGATATAGATACGGAAGGTAAAATATATAATGTGCGCATTTATAAAAGTGATGATGCAGATTTACATGTTACAGCTATCAATATTTTGAAAGGTGGACCGCGCTGGATACCGGCTAAAGAACATGGTATTCATTCTGTAATTTCTCAGGGCTATCAGACCATTAATTTTTAA
- a CDS encoding ABC transporter ATP-binding protein, protein MSKSKVTISHVFKTIVWPRKYQLLLGLLLVFISRIAGLVLPGSSKFLLDNVIPDNNIDNLKLLIGVVVLAILVQAVTSFLLTQILSVEAQNLIAQLRLKVQSHIIKLPIRYFDNTKTGELVSRIMTDVEGVRNIVGTGLAQLFGGILTSIICLGILITISPMMTLYVLVPVVIFGLISLKAFGYIRPIFRERGKINAEVTGRLTETLGGIRVIKGFNAEQHEIETFEKGVTRLFLNVKKSLTSTSIMTSSSTFLLGLATAGIMGIGGYMMMNDELSTGDFLAFTLYLGFMIAPIIQMSNIGSQLTEAFAGLDRTEDILNEPLENDDLQRTEKLENVEGHIHFDKVEFAYEEGKKVIKGVSFDAPAGSVTALVGTSGSGKSTIAGLAASFLNPKAGTITVDGTDLSKVSLESYRSKLGVVLQNDFLFEGTIRENILFPRPDATEAQLLHAVKAAHVNEFTDRFEEGLETVIGERGVKLSGGQQQRIAIARAILADPRILILDEATSNLDMESEAYIQKSLKDLMQGRTTFVIAHRLSTIRQADQILVVENGNIVERGTHNELIKQEGRYHELYTYQARI, encoded by the coding sequence ATGAGCAAAAGCAAAGTAACTATAAGTCATGTATTCAAAACGATAGTATGGCCAAGAAAATACCAGTTGTTATTAGGTTTACTATTAGTATTTATAAGTAGGATAGCTGGTCTGGTGCTGCCAGGCTCTAGTAAGTTTTTGTTAGACAATGTTATTCCTGATAATAATATTGATAATCTAAAGCTGCTCATAGGTGTAGTAGTACTAGCCATATTAGTGCAGGCCGTTACTTCATTTTTACTTACGCAGATTTTAAGTGTAGAAGCCCAAAACTTGATAGCCCAACTGCGGCTTAAAGTGCAAAGTCATATTATAAAATTGCCGATAAGGTATTTTGATAATACTAAAACAGGTGAACTGGTTTCCAGAATAATGACTGACGTAGAAGGGGTGAGGAATATTGTGGGTACCGGATTGGCCCAGTTATTTGGAGGCATACTTACTTCTATAATTTGTCTGGGAATTTTAATTACCATCAGTCCTATGATGACCCTGTATGTGTTAGTACCAGTAGTTATTTTCGGACTGATTTCACTAAAGGCCTTTGGTTATATACGTCCTATATTTCGCGAACGAGGAAAAATTAATGCTGAAGTAACTGGCAGACTTACCGAAACCCTGGGCGGGATAAGAGTGATTAAAGGGTTTAATGCAGAGCAACATGAAATTGAAACTTTTGAAAAGGGGGTAACCAGACTTTTTCTTAACGTGAAGAAAAGCCTCACTTCTACCAGTATCATGACTAGTTCATCTACCTTTTTGCTGGGCCTGGCCACAGCAGGTATAATGGGTATTGGCGGATATATGATGATGAATGATGAGCTTAGCACGGGAGATTTTCTGGCTTTCACTTTGTACTTGGGCTTTATGATTGCACCTATAATACAGATGAGTAATATTGGTAGTCAGCTGACTGAAGCTTTTGCCGGGCTGGACAGAACAGAAGACATTTTAAACGAGCCTTTGGAAAATGATGATTTACAGCGAACGGAAAAATTGGAAAATGTAGAAGGTCATATTCATTTTGACAAGGTAGAGTTTGCTTATGAAGAAGGTAAAAAAGTGATAAAAGGAGTTTCTTTTGATGCTCCCGCTGGTAGTGTAACCGCACTGGTGGGTACTTCTGGTTCTGGTAAGTCTACCATAGCCGGTTTGGCAGCATCATTTTTAAATCCTAAAGCTGGTACTATCACTGTAGACGGAACCGATCTTTCAAAAGTATCTTTGGAAAGCTATAGAAGTAAACTCGGAGTAGTTTTACAAAATGATTTTCTTTTTGAAGGTACTATCAGAGAAAACATACTTTTTCCACGGCCCGATGCTACTGAGGCACAACTATTACATGCTGTAAAAGCAGCACATGTTAATGAATTTACTGATCGTTTTGAAGAGGGCCTCGAAACAGTCATTGGTGAGCGCGGGGTAAAACTTTCTGGTGGCCAACAGCAGCGTATAGCCATAGCTCGAGCCATATTGGCTGATCCGAGAATATTGATTTTAGATGAAGCAACTTCTAATTTGGATATGGAAAGTGAAGCATACATTCAAAAAAGCTTAAAAGACCTGATGCAGGGAAGAACCACTTTTGTCATAGCTCACCGCCTCAGTACCATCCGACAGGCCGATCAGATTTTAGTAGTAGAAAATGGAAATATTGTAGAAAGAGGCACGCATAATGAACTTATAAAACAAGAAGGCCGCTATCATGAACTATATACTTATCAAGCGAGGATATAA